One genomic window of Mycteria americana isolate JAX WOST 10 ecotype Jacksonville Zoo and Gardens chromosome Z, USCA_MyAme_1.0, whole genome shotgun sequence includes the following:
- the TAL2 gene encoding T-cell acute lymphocytic leukemia protein 2, which yields MTRKIFTNTRERWRQQNVNSAFAKLRKLIPTHPPDKKLSKNETLRLAMRYINFLVKVLGEPGLQQTAVAARGSILGFFQQGPSLQSMEELTLIENCGVSSPGKSTNIVECWSETSSP from the coding sequence ATGACAAGGAAGATCTTCACCAACACCAGGGAGCGATGGAGGCAGCAAAATGTCAACAGCGCCTTTGCCAAGCTGAGGAAACTCATTCCCACCCATCCGCCAGACAAAAAACTGAGCAAGAATGAGACACTCCGGTTAGCTATGAGATACATCAACTTCCTTGTCAAGGTCCTGGGAGAGCCGGGCCTGCAGCAGACGGCAGTGGCAGCACGGGGCAGCATCCTGGGGTTCTTCCAGCAAGGCCCAAGCTTGCAAAGCATGGAGGAGCTGACACTGATTGAAAACTGTGGTGTCTCCTCTCCTGGCAAGAGCACCAATATAGTAGAGTGTTGGTCAGAGACATCATCTCCGTAG